DNA from Leptospira terpstrae serovar Hualin str. LT 11-33 = ATCC 700639:
ACTAAATATATATAAAACCAGTCCGCAAGTAATGGATGTTTGGTGATAGATTCAATCACTCCAGCAATCCAAACGTTTGCATCTTTAGAAAACAAATCGAAAGCAGAATGGATTCGGTCCATCGTAGGAAGTTCTTTGGGGGTAAAAATTCCTATCCCTAAGTTTTTTAAACCCAATTGCCAAACCTTTCCCAAACCAAACCCTAGAAGGACAAGACCTATCGGTTCAATTGATTTTCGTTGTAAACGAACCACCGCATACACGAGAAGGAAAGGTGCTATGTTTACAAAGAACCAATATTCAGAAATCCAAAGAAAAGAAAAAACCAATAGAAAACGAACGATTTGGAATCGATTTTTGGAATCCCATCGGTGGATTTCATAGAGAATGTAAGCTGCAAATAATAAGGTGATCGCGTGAAAACTTGGGTAAAAAAACTGTCCGAGACTATTGGGCAAAACCCCTGCCATTGATAAAAAACCTAAGGAAAAGAGATAGGCTTTTTGGTTTTTGATCCCGAGAGCCTTTGCCAGATAAAATGGAATGGTAAAAAAGAAAAATCCAAAGGCAAAATGAAACGAACCTACAGAGGAAAATATAGGATAAACAAGGATCGCAAGGACTACTTCTGGAAATAGACTAGAACTCGGGGGGAGGTTCCAACCACGAATTCCAACCCCAGTCCAAAAATCCCTGGCAAACAAATAGGGATACAAAACATCACTATCAGTTCCCTCACCTAAATGATTTTCATAAATGGCATCGTAGAACAAATGAAAGGTGCCAAATAGAACGAGAAGGATCAGTATCGGTTTTAGGTTTCGAAATTTCATCACAAAATCAAAAATCTAAGTTTTGAGTACCAATACCCTAGTAACTAGGGCATTTTCTTTCAAAGGTTTTGAACCTCTCTGGAAATTCTAGCTCCACTAAGATCCGTTTGTCGGGAATAAAAGGATGAGGAAACTCCAATCGTTTAGCAAAAAGAAGTAGGCCGTATTGGGTGTAATCCTTTGCCGAACGAGAGTACAAACTGTCCCCCACAACGGGACATCCCAACTTTGCCATATGAACACGGATTTGGTGGGTACGACCGGTTTCCAAACCTAGTTTCATCAAACTAAATTTACGACCTGTTTGTGTTTGGACAATTTTTTCAGTTTTGTAATGAGTGATGGCCATTCTACCATCTTCTCTGACACACATCTTCACCCGTTCCACGGGATGGCGTCCAATGGGTAAGTTCACAGTGCCTTCCCCTTCCACTGGGGCTTGGAGTACCCAGGCATAGTAAGTTTTTTCTACCTGTCTCTCTTGGAACATTTTGGAAAGGGCCGCATGGGCTCTGTCAGTTTTGGCAATGATGAGAACCCCTTCGGTCGGTTTGTCCAATCGATGCACAATCCCTGGACGACGTTCACCGCCTGTGGCTGATAGGTTTTTGAATTGGTGGAGGAGTCCATTGACAAGTGATGGTTGGTCATCCCCTGGTCCACTATGGCAGGCAATCCCTGCTTTCTTATGGATAACCATAAATTCGTCTTCGTCATAGAGGACAGGAATGTCCATGGCGATGGGTTCCAGACGAGAAGGCGGTC
Protein-coding regions in this window:
- a CDS encoding RluA family pseudouridine synthase, which codes for MQIFLTVSEDYDQSRLDVFLKDNAGDDLSRSTVQKWIDSGFVTNKTKEQLAHKNGYKVTLGEEYVVDVIARPPSRLEPIAMDIPVLYDEDEFMVIHKKAGIACHSGPGDDQPSLVNGLLHQFKNLSATGGERRPGIVHRLDKPTEGVLIIAKTDRAHAALSKMFQERQVEKTYYAWVLQAPVEGEGTVNLPIGRHPVERVKMCVREDGRMAITHYKTEKIVQTQTGRKFSLMKLGLETGRTHQIRVHMAKLGCPVVGDSLYSRSAKDYTQYGLLLFAKRLEFPHPFIPDKRILVELEFPERFKTFERKCPSY